The Fructilactobacillus myrtifloralis genome segment GATTTTCTAAATACCGCCGTTCGGCACGCTCCTTGACACTGGCAACTAGAAAAACTTTGACGGCTGCGTGTGGCAGAACGGTCGTGCCGATGTCTCGGCCGTCCATTACAATCCCGCCAGCTTTGGCAAGTTCTTGCTGTCGCTTCACTAACGCGGCTCGAATGGCTGGTAAAGCCGAAACCGTCGAAACATGGTTAGTAACCGTTTCAGACCGGATTTCTTCTGTCACCTCGTCCTGATTCGCAAACACGTGTTGCACCGGATTGCCTGGGGTAAAGGTAATCTTGGTGTGCTGCAAAACCGCCAGTACTTCAGTTTCATTCGTCAAATCCACGTGCGCTTGTAAGGCCCGCAGGGTCACCGTCCGATACATTGCTCCGGTATCGACATACACGTACGCAAACTTACGCGCAACAATTTTAGCAACGGTACTTTTTCCAGCCGAGGCTGGACCATCAATGGCAACTTGTAATCCTTGTGGCTGCATTCCTCATCAATCCTTATCTGATTCGTAGTTTTTGACCGGGAACAATCACACTTTGGGAGGTCAACCCATTCAACCGTTCCAGTTCTTGCATGCTAATCCCAGCATTTTTAGCGACCCGGTAAATTCCTTCATGCTGCTGAACAACAACGTAATCTTTAGGCGCAGCCTGGTTGGTTGCTTGCGACTGCTGACTCGTTGTGGCCGTTGCCGTTGTTGCTTTAGCTGGTTCGGAACCATTAGCGGTAGTAGCGGCCGCTGGTTGCTTGTTTTGCGCAGTCTGATCATCGCTCTGCGCTGCATTAGCACTACTTGCGGTGGTGTCCCCAGTTTGGTCTGCCTGATCGGCGGTAGAATCAGTTTGCTTGGTAGCTGATTTTTTCGCCGGTTTAGATTGCTTTTTAGCCGCTTTCTTGTGCTTAGCCGGCTTCGTTTGCTTGGCAGTAGCTGGCTTAGCAGAGCTATTCAAATCGCCCTGCTTTGACATCCCAAAGGCTAACGCAAATAACGCGATTAACACGACTACGGAAGCCAAAATCGTCACAATCACCTTAATGTTCCCCTGCCTTTTACGGCGCGCCATCCGTGATGAAGCGGGCGTGGCTTTTTGGTTCGTACTCGTTTGACTTGGTTTCCCATCAAAAGATTGATCCCATGGTTCTTGCGGTTTTTCTTGCTTATCCAATTAAAATGCCTCCCTTTCTTGAATGTCTTAATTATATCATGTTATTTAAAGCTTAAAATAATTCCGCGATAATTTGCCGCCAATCCCGGAATGGAACGGCCACCGGCGCAGTGGGCGCTAACCCTAACTGATCAACCGTCCAGTCCGGTTGATCATTATCACAACACCAGGTTAAGTCAGCGGTTTTGGTACTAGAAAACCGACTGAGCAATGCCGTGCGCCGACACTCGGTGGTCAGTGCATACCGCACCATCAGCAAAATGGCCTGCTCCTTGCGCTTTCGTTCCGCTTGAAAAACCTGTAACAGCGTCGTTCGGTCAACGTTGTGATCATGATAATACTGCAGCAACCGCCGAATCTGCTCATTCAAAGTAGCGGATTGATGCTGTTCAAATAATTCCAACTCATGTTCCGTTGGAATGCTTCGTTGCACGAGCGTTAAGCTTAACTGTTCGTCGCCGGGAACATAGAGGAGTAAAGCAAGGCTCTGGTGTCCATCCCGACCAGCTCGCCCAATTTCTTGCATGTAA includes the following:
- a CDS encoding LysM peptidoglycan-binding domain-containing protein; the protein is MDKQEKPQEPWDQSFDGKPSQTSTNQKATPASSRMARRKRQGNIKVIVTILASVVVLIALFALAFGMSKQGDLNSSAKPATAKQTKPAKHKKAAKKQSKPAKKSATKQTDSTADQADQTGDTTASSANAAQSDDQTAQNKQPAAATTANGSEPAKATTATATTSQQSQATNQAAPKDYVVVQQHEGIYRVAKNAGISMQELERLNGLTSQSVIVPGQKLRIR
- the cmk gene encoding (d)CMP kinase: MQPQGLQVAIDGPASAGKSTVAKIVARKFAYVYVDTGAMYRTVTLRALQAHVDLTNETEVLAVLQHTKITFTPGNPVQHVFANQDEVTEEIRSETVTNHVSTVSALPAIRAALVKRQQELAKAGGIVMDGRDIGTTVLPHAAVKVFLVASVKERAERRYLENQAKGITTSLKTLQQEIAERDYKDSHRTVSPLRKAPDATEIDTTALSIDEVVDRIADLIRQKQDLTQK